The following coding sequences lie in one Peribacillus frigoritolerans genomic window:
- the purD gene encoding phosphoribosylamine--glycine ligase: MNVLVIGRGGREHAIARKLFESKRVGTVFAAPGNPGMTDVATLVPIDENNHGELVAFAKKNAVSLTVIGPETPLLNGLADDFTEAGLQVFGPNGRAAVIEGSKSFAKDLMKNYSIPTAEYETFSDYDSAKAYIEKMGAPIVIKADGLAAGKGVVVAMTMEEALDAIHDMLVGAKFGEASAKVVIEEFLDGEEFSLMAFVNGEKVYPMVIAQDHKRVFDGDQGPNTGGMGAYSPVPQISDEMIQTAVETILKPTVNAMISENRSFTGILYAGLIATEKGTKVIEFNARFGDPETQVVLPRLKTDFVDTLEAVLSGEDLQLEWHEEAVLGVVVAADGYPGEYKKGSIIKGLEKINPKAHVYHAGTALNNEGNFISNGGRVLLVAAKGKDLASAQAEVYKELGHIEKDGLFWRTDIGYRAIKYNFSS; the protein is encoded by the coding sequence ATGAATGTACTAGTAATTGGCCGGGGCGGCAGGGAGCATGCCATAGCCCGCAAACTATTTGAAAGTAAACGGGTTGGGACTGTTTTTGCAGCACCGGGAAATCCAGGGATGACCGATGTGGCGACTCTTGTTCCAATTGATGAAAACAATCACGGGGAATTGGTTGCCTTTGCCAAAAAGAATGCAGTTTCATTAACGGTGATCGGGCCTGAAACCCCATTGTTGAATGGACTTGCCGATGATTTTACGGAGGCAGGATTACAGGTGTTTGGCCCTAATGGCCGTGCTGCAGTCATCGAGGGAAGTAAATCCTTTGCTAAAGATTTAATGAAGAACTACAGCATTCCGACAGCGGAATATGAAACATTCTCTGATTATGATTCAGCAAAGGCATATATCGAAAAAATGGGTGCCCCCATCGTCATAAAAGCGGATGGTTTGGCTGCAGGAAAAGGTGTCGTAGTTGCCATGACGATGGAAGAGGCGTTAGACGCCATCCATGATATGCTTGTCGGTGCAAAGTTCGGGGAAGCATCTGCCAAAGTCGTTATTGAGGAATTCCTTGATGGCGAGGAATTTTCATTGATGGCATTCGTTAATGGGGAAAAAGTGTATCCGATGGTCATTGCTCAGGATCATAAGCGGGTTTTTGATGGAGATCAGGGTCCGAACACAGGTGGAATGGGTGCATACTCACCAGTGCCGCAAATTTCCGATGAAATGATTCAGACTGCAGTCGAAACGATTCTTAAGCCCACGGTAAATGCGATGATTTCTGAGAATCGGAGTTTTACAGGAATATTATATGCCGGGTTGATCGCCACTGAAAAAGGCACAAAAGTCATTGAGTTCAATGCTCGTTTTGGCGATCCGGAAACGCAAGTTGTTTTACCGCGCCTAAAAACAGATTTCGTAGACACGCTTGAAGCGGTTCTTTCTGGAGAGGATTTACAACTTGAATGGCATGAAGAAGCCGTGCTTGGAGTGGTCGTCGCAGCCGATGGATATCCAGGGGAATATAAAAAGGGATCTATCATTAAAGGCTTGGAAAAGATTAATCCGAAAGCCCATGTTTATCATGCTGGAACGGCTCTCAATAATGAAGGGAACTTCATCTCGAATGGCGGACGTGTACTTCTGGTTGCTGCAAAAGGGAAAGATTTGGCCTCTGCCCAAGCTGAAGTATATAAAGAGTTAGGGCATATTGAGAAAGACGGCTTATTTTGGCGAACGGATATTGGCTACCGAGCAATAAAATACAATTTTTCATCATAA
- a CDS encoding adenine deaminase C-terminal domain-containing protein, translated as MLEQRYRWKNKHLREHIDVLDGNRAPHILLKNTTYLNQALRKWVKANIWIYEDRIIYVGDKLPDNIDRCEMVDCTNQYLVPGYIEPHSHPSQLYNPLSFSRYASHFGTTTLINDNLPFLLQLDKKKAFSLLKELRNIPVTMYWWSRFDGQTELIDEDMVFSHGAVKSWLEHDAVLQGGELTGWPKLLDGDDMMLHWIQEAKRMRKKIEGHFPGASEKTLAKMTLFGADCDHEAMTGDEVMSRLLQGYYVSLRHSSIRPDLPKMISEIHELGIDHYDKFFYTTDGSPPSFYEDGFIDCLIKIAIEHGVPVIDAYNMATINIARYYNIEYLHGNIATGRVANINFLTDVKEPAPVSVMAKGKWVKRDGEIIPDKQEIQWNDFDFKPLDLDWDLSLKEDFEFSMPFGIELVNNVITKPYSLANDVGHEELNFEDDECFFMLIDREGKWRINTILKGFADKLCGFAGSYTNTGDIILIGKRKKDMHLAFNRLKEIGGGIILTEQGKVIHELPLKLKGVMSTKEVPQLIEEENELKHLLRERGYRFADPVYTLSFFSTTHLPYIRLTQRGVYDVMNKTILFPTIMR; from the coding sequence ATGCTTGAACAGCGCTATAGATGGAAAAATAAACATCTTAGAGAACATATAGATGTGCTGGATGGCAATAGGGCACCACACATTCTGCTTAAAAATACGACTTATTTAAATCAGGCATTACGAAAATGGGTGAAGGCGAATATATGGATATATGAGGATCGCATCATATATGTTGGCGATAAGCTTCCTGATAATATAGACCGCTGTGAAATGGTAGACTGTACAAACCAGTACTTGGTCCCGGGTTATATTGAGCCGCATTCACACCCTTCTCAATTATATAATCCCCTTTCTTTTTCACGTTATGCATCTCATTTTGGCACAACGACATTGATCAATGATAACTTGCCGTTTCTATTGCAGTTAGATAAAAAGAAAGCGTTTTCTCTTTTGAAAGAATTACGTAATATTCCTGTAACAATGTATTGGTGGAGCCGTTTTGACGGACAAACGGAATTGATCGATGAAGATATGGTCTTTTCCCATGGAGCCGTTAAATCATGGCTGGAGCATGATGCCGTATTACAGGGCGGGGAACTTACTGGATGGCCGAAGCTTCTCGATGGGGATGACATGATGCTGCACTGGATTCAGGAAGCCAAGCGAATGAGGAAGAAAATAGAAGGACACTTTCCAGGTGCCTCAGAGAAGACTTTAGCAAAAATGACCTTGTTCGGCGCCGATTGTGATCATGAGGCAATGACAGGTGATGAGGTCATGTCGCGCTTGCTGCAAGGCTATTATGTATCATTAAGACATTCTTCGATCCGGCCGGATCTTCCTAAGATGATTTCTGAAATCCATGAACTCGGTATTGATCATTACGACAAATTCTTTTATACGACAGATGGATCGCCGCCTTCTTTTTATGAAGATGGATTCATAGATTGTTTAATAAAGATTGCAATAGAGCATGGTGTTCCGGTCATCGATGCTTACAATATGGCAACTATCAACATCGCACGATATTATAATATTGAATACCTTCATGGCAATATTGCCACTGGAAGGGTAGCGAACATCAACTTCCTGACCGATGTAAAGGAACCCGCACCGGTTTCGGTAATGGCAAAAGGGAAATGGGTTAAAAGGGATGGTGAAATCATTCCAGATAAACAGGAAATCCAATGGAATGATTTCGATTTTAAACCGCTCGATCTTGATTGGGATCTTAGTTTAAAGGAAGATTTTGAATTTTCCATGCCGTTTGGAATTGAATTGGTCAATAATGTAATTACGAAACCGTACTCGCTTGCCAATGATGTTGGTCATGAAGAACTGAACTTTGAGGATGATGAATGCTTTTTCATGCTTATCGATCGGGAAGGGAAATGGCGCATCAATACGATATTAAAAGGGTTTGCGGACAAATTATGCGGCTTCGCCGGCTCTTATACAAATACAGGTGATATCATACTGATCGGTAAAAGGAAAAAGGATATGCATTTGGCATTTAACCGGCTGAAGGAAATCGGCGGTGGAATCATTTTAACGGAACAAGGCAAGGTGATCCATGAACTTCCTCTGAAATTAAAGGGAGTCATGTCCACCAAGGAGGTTCCTCAACTGATAGAAGAAGAAAATGAATTGAAACATTTGCTGCGTGAGAGAGGTTATCGCTTCGCCGATCCTGTGTACACCCTTTCATTCTTTTCGACAACCCATCTGCCATATATAAGGCTAACCCAGCGAGGAGTATATGATGTAATGAATAAAACTATACTCTTTCCTACTATAATGCGTTAA
- a CDS encoding YerC/YecD family TrpR-related protein, whose product MQIDKLRGKETDQLFKSILSLRDLDECYRFFDDLCTVNEISSLAQRLEVARMLEEGKTYHKIETETGASTATISRVKRCLNYGNDAYSMALNRIKDNVEETTES is encoded by the coding sequence ATGCAAATTGATAAGTTAAGGGGAAAAGAAACGGATCAGCTGTTTAAGTCGATCCTTTCCTTGCGTGATTTGGACGAATGCTATCGATTTTTTGATGATTTATGCACAGTTAATGAAATTTCATCACTGGCACAGCGTCTTGAAGTAGCCCGCATGCTTGAAGAAGGAAAAACCTATCATAAAATCGAAACGGAAACGGGTGCAAGCACAGCTACTATTTCCAGGGTCAAACGCTGCTTGAATTACGGAAATGATGCTTATTCCATGGCACTTAACCGTATTAAGGATAACGTTGAGGAAACAACTGAATCCTAA
- the purM gene encoding phosphoribosylformylglycinamidine cyclo-ligase, whose amino-acid sequence MANAYKQAGVDIEAGYEAVNRMKKHVKRTFRPEVMNGLGGFGGMFDLSSLNLKEPVLISGTDGVGTKLLLAFMMDKHDTIGVDCVAMCVNDVVVQGAAPLYFLDYIACGKADPERIEMIVKGIADGCEQAGCALIGGETAEMPGMYETEEYDVAGFTVGAVEKSRLITGEAISAGDVVIGLASSGIHSNGYSLVRKILLEDSGMGLHDFVPELDCKLGEELLKPTKIYVKSVLSTLEKFEVNGLAHITGGGFIENIPRILPEGCGVEIELGSWEIPTIFSFLEEKGNLVKEEMFNIFNMGIGMTAVVKKEVASDVLAHLKSCGEEASVIGTIVDGNGVSFK is encoded by the coding sequence ATGGCTAATGCATATAAACAGGCTGGTGTGGATATTGAGGCTGGTTATGAAGCGGTAAATCGAATGAAAAAACATGTAAAGCGCACATTTCGTCCAGAAGTAATGAATGGTCTGGGCGGTTTCGGCGGCATGTTTGATTTATCTTCCTTGAACCTTAAAGAACCTGTGCTCATTTCTGGTACGGATGGAGTGGGTACAAAACTTTTGTTGGCGTTCATGATGGATAAACACGATACAATTGGAGTGGATTGTGTAGCTATGTGCGTCAATGATGTTGTCGTTCAAGGTGCTGCACCTTTATACTTTTTAGATTATATTGCATGCGGTAAAGCAGATCCTGAACGAATTGAAATGATCGTCAAAGGAATTGCAGATGGCTGTGAGCAGGCGGGCTGTGCTTTAATCGGCGGAGAAACGGCTGAAATGCCAGGCATGTATGAGACGGAAGAATACGATGTGGCAGGTTTTACTGTAGGTGCCGTTGAAAAATCACGTCTGATTACCGGTGAAGCGATCTCGGCGGGGGATGTCGTCATTGGACTCGCTTCAAGCGGCATCCACAGTAATGGGTATTCCCTTGTTCGTAAGATCCTTCTTGAGGACTCAGGTATGGGGCTTCATGACTTCGTACCGGAACTGGATTGCAAGTTGGGAGAGGAATTATTAAAACCGACAAAAATCTATGTGAAGTCCGTTTTATCGACGTTGGAAAAATTTGAGGTTAATGGCCTTGCTCATATCACCGGTGGAGGATTCATCGAGAATATTCCGCGTATCCTTCCTGAAGGATGCGGTGTTGAAATCGAGCTTGGAAGCTGGGAAATTCCAACCATATTCTCATTCCTTGAAGAAAAAGGGAACCTTGTAAAAGAGGAAATGTTCAATATCTTCAATATGGGTATTGGAATGACGGCCGTCGTCAAAAAAGAAGTGGCATCGGATGTGCTGGCCCACCTAAAGTCTTGCGGTGAAGAAGCCTCAGTTATTGGAACGATCGTGGATGGAAATGGAGTGTCGTTCAAATAA
- a CDS encoding YgaP-like transmembrane domain — MKFKQNISIINALMRITCGFTFLTWAMAKMVKKPWKNQSYIIVVMLSAMKIGEGILRYCPVVDAMENGQNLMKSEPKQENESNQSESY; from the coding sequence ATGAAGTTTAAACAAAATATCAGTATAATAAATGCATTAATGCGAATTACCTGTGGTTTTACATTTTTAACATGGGCTATGGCTAAAATGGTGAAAAAACCATGGAAAAACCAATCTTACATAATCGTGGTGATGCTTTCTGCCATGAAAATAGGCGAAGGCATACTCCGCTATTGTCCTGTCGTCGATGCGATGGAAAACGGACAGAACTTGATGAAAAGTGAACCAAAACAGGAAAATGAATCTAATCAATCTGAATCATATTAA
- the purN gene encoding phosphoribosylglycinamide formyltransferase — protein MKRLAVFASGNGSNFQSIAEAIKSGKLEAEICLVVCDREDAYVLERAKLENIDSFSFSAKNYSNKTEYETEILEKLRQYEIEFIILAGYMRLIGPTLLQKYSQRIVNIHPSLLPSFPGKDAIGQAFDAGVKETGVTVHYVDDGMDTGPVIAQKAVPILEGDTKDILQKRIQEMEHDLYPSVLQELCHKKLT, from the coding sequence ATGAAACGCCTTGCTGTCTTTGCATCAGGTAACGGTAGTAATTTTCAATCAATTGCTGAAGCAATAAAAAGTGGAAAGTTGGAGGCGGAAATCTGTCTTGTCGTTTGCGATCGTGAAGACGCATATGTGCTTGAGAGAGCAAAGCTTGAGAATATTGACTCTTTCTCCTTTTCAGCAAAGAATTACTCCAACAAGACTGAATATGAAACGGAAATCCTGGAAAAACTTCGCCAGTATGAGATAGAATTCATCATTCTTGCTGGTTATATGCGTTTGATCGGTCCGACATTATTACAAAAGTATTCACAGAGGATTGTGAACATCCACCCTTCACTTCTGCCTAGTTTTCCAGGCAAGGATGCAATTGGCCAGGCTTTTGATGCCGGAGTGAAGGAAACGGGGGTAACGGTTCATTATGTGGATGATGGAATGGACACAGGACCGGTCATTGCCCAAAAAGCAGTGCCAATTCTTGAAGGGGATACGAAAGACATCCTTCAGAAAAGGATTCAGGAAATGGAGCATGACCTGTATCCGTCAGTTTTGCAGGAGCTATGCCACAAGAAACTTACTTAA
- a CDS encoding heptaprenylglyceryl phosphate synthase, whose product MYDFREWKHVFKLDPNKEISDEALEKVCESGTDAIMVGGTDGITLENVLHLMARVRRYTVPCVMEISSVETVTPGFDLYFIPSVLNSTNPDWMMKLHQQAVKEYGYLLNWDEIFVEGYCILNPECKAAQLTKANTDLDMDDVGAYAMMAEKMFNLPIFYLEYSGDYGDVQMVEAAKESLEDTVLFYGGGIKSVEQAKEMSKIADVIVVGNVIYEDLKVALATVSAVK is encoded by the coding sequence ATGTACGATTTTCGCGAGTGGAAACATGTTTTCAAACTCGATCCAAATAAAGAAATAAGTGATGAGGCCCTAGAGAAAGTCTGTGAATCCGGTACTGATGCAATCATGGTCGGGGGAACGGATGGAATCACGCTAGAGAATGTGCTTCATTTAATGGCACGTGTCAGACGATATACCGTCCCATGTGTGATGGAAATTTCTTCTGTTGAAACGGTGACGCCAGGGTTTGATTTATATTTCATTCCGAGTGTCCTGAATAGCACCAACCCGGATTGGATGATGAAACTGCATCAGCAAGCAGTCAAGGAATACGGATACCTTTTGAATTGGGATGAAATTTTCGTTGAAGGGTACTGTATCCTGAATCCTGAGTGCAAGGCGGCCCAGTTGACGAAAGCCAATACCGATTTGGATATGGATGATGTGGGTGCTTACGCGATGATGGCAGAAAAGATGTTCAACCTGCCGATTTTTTATTTGGAATACAGCGGTGATTATGGCGATGTCCAGATGGTGGAAGCGGCCAAAGAGAGTTTGGAGGATACCGTACTATTCTATGGCGGTGGGATAAAATCTGTTGAACAGGCCAAAGAGATGTCCAAAATTGCGGATGTCATCGTTGTCGGCAATGTGATATATGAAGATTTGAAAGTGGCACTTGCAACAGTTTCGGCAGTTAAATGA
- a CDS encoding DUF3048 domain-containing protein, whose amino-acid sequence MNLKRVLFIVIAILLLAGCSTKEDPASDDNKPKDQAVIKNTDVKNEPSNEFPLTGIATDAGSERRAAAVMINNHPEARPQSGLSEADMVYEMLAEGDITRFLAIFQSEMPSQIGPIRSARDYYIELAKGLDCIYVCHGNSPEAKTMLDKGYIDNLNGLYYDGTLFQRSADRKAPHNSYTSFEDIQKGAKEKGYELNGAPAPYAFLTKEEAAGLQGEPALKTEVSYGSDEYDVQYEYEATEEKYKRYSNGKQTVEHKSNKPILLDNILIIEAVHQVIDDKGRRKIDLKSGGNGYLLQKGKANEVEWVNKDGRIIPVKNDKEVGLIPGKTWINIIPDEPGLVGDVSF is encoded by the coding sequence ATGAACCTTAAGAGAGTTCTTTTCATCGTTATTGCTATTTTACTGCTGGCAGGCTGTTCGACGAAAGAAGATCCTGCATCGGATGACAATAAGCCGAAAGACCAAGCTGTCATCAAAAATACAGATGTGAAAAATGAACCTTCCAATGAGTTTCCACTAACAGGTATAGCCACCGATGCAGGCAGTGAGCGCAGGGCTGCAGCAGTGATGATTAATAATCATCCGGAAGCACGCCCACAATCGGGCCTCTCAGAAGCCGATATGGTCTACGAAATGCTCGCAGAAGGTGACATAACCAGATTTTTAGCTATCTTCCAAAGTGAAATGCCAAGCCAAATCGGTCCGATCCGGAGTGCAAGGGACTATTATATCGAATTGGCTAAAGGCCTTGATTGCATCTATGTCTGTCATGGGAACAGCCCCGAGGCAAAAACCATGCTGGACAAAGGGTATATTGATAACTTGAACGGATTATATTATGATGGTACTTTGTTTCAACGTTCGGCAGATCGAAAAGCACCGCATAATTCCTACACCTCCTTTGAGGATATCCAAAAAGGTGCGAAGGAAAAGGGATATGAGTTGAATGGTGCACCGGCGCCTTATGCTTTCCTTACAAAGGAAGAGGCAGCTGGACTTCAAGGGGAACCGGCATTGAAAACCGAGGTTTCCTACGGATCAGACGAGTATGATGTACAGTATGAATACGAAGCCACGGAAGAGAAATATAAACGTTATTCGAATGGAAAGCAAACAGTCGAGCATAAATCGAATAAACCTATTTTACTGGATAATATATTGATCATTGAGGCTGTTCATCAAGTGATCGACGATAAAGGGCGTCGTAAAATCGACTTGAAAAGTGGCGGAAATGGTTATTTACTTCAAAAAGGAAAAGCGAATGAAGTAGAATGGGTTAATAAGGATGGTCGGATTATACCAGTGAAAAACGATAAAGAAGTAGGGTTGATTCCAGGGAAAACTTGGATCAATATTATTCCGGATGAACCTGGTTTAGTAGGAGACGTCTCATTTTGA
- the purH gene encoding bifunctional phosphoribosylaminoimidazolecarboxamide formyltransferase/IMP cyclohydrolase, with protein MKKRALISVSDKTGIVEFAQGLIEAGFEIISTGGTKKTLLENGIEVIGISDVTGFPEILDGRVKTLHPNVHGAVLAKHDDKNHAAQLAEHNIEPIQLVCVNLYPFQATISKPEVTVEDAIENIDIGGPTMLRSSAKNHEYVTVIVDSNDYPTVLAELKQNGGVAKTTNRRLAAKVFRHTAAYDAVISEYMTELADEENPESLTVTYELKQSLRYGENPHQKAAFYKKPLGSVFSIAEANQLHGKELSYNNINDADAALQIVKEFNEPAAVAVKHMNPCGVGVGATILEAYEKAYEADSTSIFGGIIALNREVDKATAEKLHEIFLEIIIAPGFTQEAVEVLTSKKNLRLLTIDFNAVKKPERKLTSIEGGLLIQDRDAHSLKDAEVKVATKREPTPEEWKAMELGWKIVKHVKSNAIVVCNDQMTLGVGAGQMNRVGAAKIALEQAGERATGSALASDAFFPMDDTVEAAAKAGVTAIIQPGGSVKDEDSIKKADEYGITMVFTGIRHFKH; from the coding sequence ATGAAGAAACGTGCATTAATTAGTGTATCGGATAAAACAGGTATCGTAGAATTTGCTCAAGGATTAATTGAAGCAGGTTTTGAAATCATTTCTACAGGCGGTACCAAAAAAACGCTTCTGGAAAATGGTATTGAGGTTATTGGAATCAGTGACGTCACCGGTTTCCCGGAAATATTGGATGGACGTGTTAAAACGCTTCACCCGAATGTCCATGGAGCAGTGTTGGCAAAACATGATGACAAAAATCACGCAGCACAGCTTGCGGAACATAATATTGAACCGATTCAACTTGTCTGTGTGAACCTATATCCATTCCAAGCGACTATCTCCAAACCGGAAGTCACTGTGGAAGATGCTATTGAAAACATCGATATCGGTGGACCGACAATGCTTCGTTCTTCTGCTAAAAACCACGAATATGTGACTGTTATCGTTGATTCCAATGATTATCCTACCGTATTGGCTGAGCTGAAACAAAACGGCGGGGTAGCAAAAACCACGAATCGCCGCCTGGCTGCAAAAGTTTTCCGTCATACGGCAGCATATGATGCAGTTATTTCAGAGTATATGACAGAGCTTGCCGATGAAGAAAATCCTGAATCATTGACTGTTACCTATGAATTGAAACAGTCACTTCGTTATGGGGAAAATCCACATCAAAAAGCCGCATTCTATAAAAAACCGCTTGGTTCCGTTTTCTCAATTGCAGAAGCGAATCAATTACATGGAAAAGAACTTTCATACAACAACATCAATGATGCTGATGCAGCACTTCAAATCGTTAAAGAATTCAATGAGCCGGCTGCAGTTGCAGTCAAACATATGAATCCTTGCGGCGTCGGTGTCGGTGCGACCATTTTGGAAGCATATGAAAAAGCTTATGAGGCAGATTCCACCTCCATTTTCGGTGGGATCATCGCTTTGAACCGTGAAGTCGATAAGGCAACTGCGGAAAAGCTTCATGAAATTTTCCTTGAAATCATCATTGCACCTGGGTTTACACAAGAGGCAGTGGAAGTATTGACAAGCAAGAAAAACCTACGTTTATTAACGATCGATTTCAACGCGGTTAAAAAGCCTGAACGTAAATTGACATCCATTGAAGGCGGATTACTTATTCAAGATCGGGATGCACATAGCTTAAAGGATGCAGAGGTAAAAGTGGCAACGAAACGTGAGCCTACCCCTGAAGAATGGAAAGCCATGGAACTTGGCTGGAAAATCGTGAAACATGTCAAGTCGAATGCAATAGTGGTTTGTAACGATCAAATGACATTAGGTGTTGGCGCAGGTCAAATGAACCGTGTTGGAGCTGCAAAAATTGCTCTTGAACAAGCTGGGGAAAGAGCGACAGGAAGTGCATTGGCATCAGATGCTTTCTTCCCAATGGATGATACTGTAGAAGCGGCAGCAAAAGCGGGCGTCACGGCAATCATTCAGCCTGGTGGATCTGTTAAAGATGAGGATTCAATCAAGAAAGCTGATGAATATGGGATTACAATGGTGTTTACAGGAATTCGTCACTTTAAACATTAA